The following coding sequences are from one Candidatus Nitrohelix vancouverensis window:
- a CDS encoding iron ABC transporter permease, producing the protein MNRTRYFSTLFLFFAFLLITIGVAPLIGGTQIDIVRAFSSDIPFEQNIDANILFLARLPRILLAGLAGASLAISGAVFQALLRNDLAAPFTLGVSSGAAFGAVSFIATGASFSFLGIQGISWCAFAGALLAVGLVFSLTRVRNNEFQTATLLLAGVTANFFFAALVMFIHYLSDFMQSFRIVRWLMGGLDITDYGTVLSVVPPVAIGFILLMIIARDLNLISAGVGAAMSRGVDVAKIQQGGFILASLITGTVVAFTGPIGFVGLIAPHIVRLVVGPDLRLLLPTTFMFGAAFLIICDTVARTLISPTEIPVGVITAVLGGPFFVWLLKRKKA; encoded by the coding sequence ATGAACCGAACGCGCTATTTCTCAACCCTGTTTTTATTTTTTGCGTTTCTGTTGATCACCATTGGAGTCGCCCCCCTGATCGGCGGAACGCAGATCGATATCGTACGCGCGTTCTCCAGCGATATTCCTTTCGAACAAAATATCGACGCCAACATTCTATTTCTCGCTCGTCTGCCGAGAATTTTACTCGCCGGTCTGGCGGGCGCATCGCTTGCAATCTCCGGCGCCGTTTTTCAGGCCTTGCTACGCAACGATCTGGCCGCGCCTTTCACGCTCGGCGTCTCAAGCGGCGCCGCCTTTGGCGCCGTTTCATTCATCGCTACGGGCGCATCCTTTTCATTTCTAGGAATTCAGGGCATTTCCTGGTGCGCTTTTGCAGGCGCCCTGCTCGCCGTCGGGTTGGTCTTTTCCCTGACCCGTGTGCGTAACAATGAATTCCAGACCGCAACCCTGCTACTGGCTGGAGTGACGGCGAATTTTTTCTTTGCGGCGCTGGTCATGTTCATTCATTATTTGTCGGACTTCATGCAGTCCTTCCGCATCGTGCGCTGGTTGATGGGCGGGCTGGACATCACCGACTACGGCACCGTGCTTTCCGTCGTGCCTCCGGTGGCGATCGGATTCATTCTGCTGATGATCATCGCCCGCGATCTGAACCTCATCAGCGCCGGAGTCGGAGCGGCCATGAGCCGGGGCGTGGACGTCGCAAAAATTCAACAGGGAGGTTTCATTCTGGCCTCTCTCATCACCGGGACCGTCGTCGCCTTCACCGGCCCGATCGGGTTCGTCGGCCTGATCGCTCCGCACATTGTCCGCCTCGTCGTCGGGCCGGACCTGCGTCTGCTTCTGCCGACCACCTTTATGTTCGGCGCGGCATTTTTGATTATCTGCGACACCGTAGCGCGCACCCTGATCTCTCCGACGGAAATCCCCGTGGGCGTGATCACCGCCGTTCTCGGCGGCCCCTTTTTTGTGTGGCTCCTCAAGCGAAAGAAAGCGTGA